From Streptomyces cyaneogriseus subsp. noncyanogenus, the proteins below share one genomic window:
- a CDS encoding L,D-transpeptidase family protein, with amino-acid sequence MRGTSRGSNRGTGAGTGTVVAAAAALVAVCGCTVQPPGADGRQRAPVRVDVSSPPPVRPPSQPAPPSSSRPPTRSLPPARPQPASPARPPSDDRPAAAPVPRPSASPVRPPAPVLWSRGDTGRDVRELQARLRQLEWLFEGPTGTYGELTERAVRGFQTKRGLPPTGRTDTVTWQRLLGMTREPGYWDLYLMGGQPAAAPDARCLTGRVLCISKTSRTLRWMIDGRTVTTLPVRFGSDATPTRDGVFQVYWKSRDHWSTLYDTPMPYAMFFSGGQAVHYSADFAARGYAGASHGCVNVRDEAAIAELFRQVRDGDKVVVYR; translated from the coding sequence ATGCGCGGAACGAGCAGGGGATCGAACAGGGGCACGGGAGCGGGAACGGGCACGGTGGTCGCCGCCGCGGCGGCCCTGGTGGCGGTGTGCGGCTGCACCGTCCAGCCCCCGGGCGCGGACGGGCGGCAGCGCGCGCCGGTGCGCGTCGACGTCTCCAGCCCGCCGCCGGTGCGGCCGCCGTCGCAGCCGGCCCCGCCGTCCTCGTCCCGGCCGCCGACCCGGTCCCTGCCACCGGCCCGGCCCCAGCCGGCCTCTCCGGCCCGGCCGCCGTCCGACGACCGGCCGGCCGCGGCCCCCGTCCCCCGGCCGAGCGCGTCGCCCGTCCGGCCCCCGGCCCCCGTCCTGTGGTCCCGGGGCGACACCGGGCGGGACGTCCGCGAGCTCCAGGCGCGCCTGCGCCAGCTCGAGTGGCTCTTCGAGGGGCCGACCGGGACGTACGGCGAGCTGACCGAGCGCGCGGTCCGCGGCTTCCAGACCAAGCGCGGGCTTCCGCCCACCGGCAGGACGGACACCGTGACCTGGCAGCGGCTGCTGGGCATGACCCGTGAACCGGGCTACTGGGACCTGTACCTGATGGGCGGACAGCCGGCCGCCGCGCCCGACGCGCGCTGCCTGACCGGCCGGGTCCTGTGCATCAGCAAGACCAGCCGGACGCTGCGCTGGATGATCGACGGCCGGACGGTGACGACGCTGCCCGTCCGCTTCGGCTCGGACGCGACACCGACCCGGGACGGCGTCTTCCAGGTCTACTGGAAGTCCCGGGACCACTGGTCGACCCTGTACGACACGCCGATGCCGTACGCGATGTTCTTCAGCGGCGGCCAGGCCGTGCACTATTCGGCCGACTTCGCGGCCCGGGGCTACGCCGGCGCCTCGCACGGCTGTGTGAACGTCCGGGACGAGGCGGCGATCGCGGAGCTGTTCCGGCAGGTGCGCGACGGTGACAAGGTCGTCGTGTACCGGTGA
- a CDS encoding acyl-CoA mutase large subunit family protein, translated as MARESESGLPIEPVYGPDALTGWDAAEKLGEPGSYPFTRGVYPTMYTGRPWTMRQYAGFGTAVESNARYKQLIANGTMGLSVAFDLPTQMGHDSDAPIAHGEVGKVGVAIDSIDDMRVLFDGIPLDKVSTSMTINAPAALLLLLYQLVAEEQGVSADKLTGTIQNDVLKEYIARGTYIFPPKPSLRLIADIFKYCKAEIPKWNTISISGYHMAEAGASPAQEIAFTLADGIEYVRTAVAAGMDVDDFAPRLSFFFVARTTFLEEVAKFRAARRIWARVMKEEFGARNPKSMMLRFHTQTAGVQLTAQQPEVNLVRVAVQGLAAVLGGTQSLHTNSFDEAIALPTDKSARLALRTQQVLAYETDVTATVDPFAGSYVIEKMTDDVEAATLELMRKVEDLGGAVNAIEHGFQKSEIERSAYRIAQETDAGERVVVGVNRFQLDEEEPYEPLRVDPAIEAQQAERLAKLRAERDQRAVDTALAALRKAAEGDDNVLYPMKDALRARATVGEVCNALRAVWGTYVPSDAF; from the coding sequence ATGGCGCGCGAGTCTGAGTCCGGACTGCCCATCGAACCGGTCTACGGACCCGACGCCCTGACCGGCTGGGACGCGGCCGAGAAGCTGGGCGAGCCCGGTTCGTACCCCTTCACCCGCGGCGTGTACCCGACGATGTACACCGGCCGCCCCTGGACCATGCGCCAGTACGCCGGATTCGGCACGGCGGTGGAGTCCAACGCCCGCTACAAGCAGCTCATCGCCAACGGCACCATGGGCCTGTCGGTCGCCTTCGACCTGCCCACCCAGATGGGCCACGACTCCGACGCGCCGATCGCGCACGGCGAGGTCGGCAAGGTCGGCGTCGCCATCGACTCGATCGACGACATGCGGGTGCTCTTCGACGGCATCCCGCTGGACAAGGTGTCCACGTCGATGACGATCAACGCCCCCGCCGCGCTGCTCCTCCTGCTCTACCAACTGGTCGCCGAGGAACAGGGCGTCAGCGCGGACAAGCTCACCGGCACCATCCAGAACGACGTGCTGAAGGAGTACATCGCGCGCGGGACGTACATCTTCCCGCCCAAGCCGTCGCTGCGCCTGATCGCGGACATCTTCAAGTACTGCAAGGCCGAGATCCCGAAGTGGAACACCATCTCGATCTCCGGCTACCACATGGCCGAGGCGGGCGCCTCCCCCGCGCAGGAGATCGCCTTCACCCTCGCCGACGGCATCGAGTACGTCCGCACCGCGGTCGCGGCCGGCATGGACGTCGACGACTTCGCCCCGCGCCTGTCCTTCTTCTTCGTCGCCCGGACGACGTTCCTGGAGGAGGTCGCCAAGTTCCGCGCCGCGCGCCGGATCTGGGCGCGGGTGATGAAGGAGGAGTTCGGCGCCAGGAACCCCAAGTCGATGATGCTGCGCTTCCACACGCAGACGGCCGGGGTGCAGCTCACGGCGCAGCAGCCGGAGGTCAACCTGGTCCGGGTCGCCGTCCAGGGCCTGGCGGCGGTGCTCGGCGGCACCCAGTCGCTGCACACCAACTCCTTCGACGAGGCCATCGCGCTGCCGACCGACAAGTCCGCCCGGCTCGCCCTGCGCACCCAGCAGGTCCTGGCCTACGAGACGGACGTGACCGCGACGGTCGACCCCTTCGCCGGGTCGTACGTCATCGAGAAGATGACCGACGACGTCGAGGCGGCGACGCTGGAGCTGATGCGGAAGGTCGAGGACCTCGGCGGCGCGGTCAACGCCATCGAGCACGGCTTCCAGAAGAGCGAGATCGAGCGCAGCGCCTACCGCATCGCCCAGGAGACCGACGCCGGGGAGCGGGTCGTGGTCGGCGTCAACCGCTTCCAGCTCGACGAGGAGGAGCCCTACGAGCCGCTCCGCGTCGACCCCGCCATCGAGGCCCAGCAGGCGGAGCGGCTGGCCAAGCTGCGCGCGGAGCGCGACCAGCGGGCCGTGGACACGGCCCTGGCCGCCCTGCGGAAGGCCGCCGAGGGGGACGACAACGTCCTGTACCCGATGAAGGACGCGCTGCGGGCGCGGGCGACGGTGGGCGAGGTGTGCAACGCGCTGCGGGCGGTGTGGGGGACCTACGTGCCGTCGGACGCCTTCTGA
- the leuE gene encoding leucine efflux protein LeuE produces the protein MFGVIDLPTYLAGLILIVLLPGPNSLYVLSVAARRGVRAGYRAAAGVWCGDTVLMTLSAAGVASLLQANALLFGIVKYAGAGYLTWLAVGMLRAAWGMWRTRHERSAGDGAPAAGAVADERPYRRALVISLVNPKAILFFVAFFVQFVDPAYAYPALSFVVLGTLAQLASVLYLSALIFSGTRLAAAFRRRRRLSATATSAAGALFLGFAVKLSLASA, from the coding sequence ATGTTCGGCGTCATCGACCTCCCCACCTATCTCGCGGGCCTGATACTGATCGTCCTGCTCCCCGGCCCCAACTCGCTGTACGTCCTCTCCGTCGCCGCCCGGCGCGGGGTGCGGGCCGGGTACCGGGCCGCCGCCGGAGTCTGGTGCGGGGACACCGTGCTGATGACACTGTCGGCGGCCGGGGTCGCCTCGCTGCTCCAGGCCAACGCGCTGCTGTTCGGGATCGTGAAGTACGCCGGGGCCGGATATCTCACCTGGCTGGCGGTGGGCATGCTGCGGGCGGCCTGGGGGATGTGGCGCACCCGGCACGAGCGGAGCGCCGGGGACGGCGCCCCGGCCGCCGGCGCGGTCGCCGACGAACGCCCCTACCGCCGCGCCCTGGTCATCAGCCTCGTCAACCCGAAGGCGATCCTGTTCTTCGTCGCCTTCTTCGTGCAGTTCGTCGACCCGGCCTACGCCTACCCCGCGCTCTCCTTCGTCGTCCTGGGCACCCTCGCCCAGCTCGCCAGCGTCCTCTACCTCAGCGCCCTGATCTTCAGCGGCACCAGGCTGGCCGCCGCCTTCCGCCGCCGCAGGCGCCTGTCGGCGACGGCCACCTCGGCGGCGGGGGCGCTGTTCCTGGGCTTCGCGGTGAAGCTGTCGCTGGCGAGCGCCTGA
- a CDS encoding class I SAM-dependent methyltransferase produces MATAQAPETHPGELNDVPGWFWPLDQLLFTWFLERQTARGLRGDLLELGAYLGKSAILLGHHRRPGERFTVCDLFGSEAPDQANRAESEQSYASLTRQAFERNYLSFHDTLPEIVHAPTSVITEKVEPGTCRFVHVDASHLYEHVRGDIAAARELLLPEGIVVLDDFRSEHTPGVSVAAWEAVLNHGLRPVCLSSQKLYGTWGDPGPVQEELLAALRRRGDCSVSVQEAARHRLVRARAKGMQPPPFPRSRHYAAPAPAPRPVPPARPAGTARARRLAVDLLPPLVTRAVRRHRAGRVHRTPGARTAS; encoded by the coding sequence ATGGCCACTGCACAAGCACCCGAGACGCACCCCGGTGAGCTGAACGACGTCCCCGGCTGGTTCTGGCCGCTCGACCAGCTCCTGTTCACCTGGTTCCTGGAACGGCAGACGGCCCGGGGCCTGCGGGGCGACCTGCTGGAACTGGGCGCCTACCTGGGCAAGAGCGCGATCCTGCTGGGGCACCACCGCCGCCCGGGCGAACGGTTCACCGTCTGCGACCTGTTCGGCAGCGAGGCCCCGGACCAGGCCAACCGCGCCGAGTCGGAGCAGTCCTACGCCTCCCTCACCCGCCAGGCGTTCGAGCGGAACTACCTCTCCTTCCACGACACCCTGCCGGAGATCGTGCACGCTCCGACCTCGGTGATCACCGAGAAGGTCGAGCCGGGCACCTGCCGGTTCGTCCACGTCGACGCCTCACACCTGTACGAGCACGTCCGCGGCGACATCGCGGCGGCCCGCGAGCTGCTGCTGCCGGAGGGGATCGTCGTCCTGGACGACTTCCGCTCCGAGCACACCCCCGGTGTCTCCGTCGCCGCCTGGGAGGCGGTCCTCAACCACGGGCTGCGGCCCGTCTGCCTCAGCTCCCAGAAGCTGTACGGCACCTGGGGCGACCCCGGGCCCGTCCAGGAGGAGCTGCTCGCCGCGCTGCGCCGGCGCGGGGACTGCTCGGTGAGCGTGCAGGAGGCCGCCAGGCACCGGCTGGTGCGGGCCCGCGCCAAGGGCATGCAGCCGCCGCCCTTCCCGCGCTCGCGGCACTACGCCGCCCCCGCCCCGGCGCCCCGGCCGGTCCCGCCCGCCCGTCCCGCCGGCACCGCCCGCGCCCGCCGTCTCGCCGTGGACCTGCTGCCGCCGCTCGTCACCCGGGCCGTCCGCCGCCACCGCGCGGGACGCGTCCACCGCACCCCGGGCGCGCGGACCGCTTCCTAG
- a CDS encoding acyltransferase family protein, translating to MTETVVTASASQPAPAATGTPAAPGPARPPRRPAGPARLRALDGLRLVAALMVALYHYGGRGGAVTEAWGTSPRHQFPTLHNLFAYGCLGVQIFFVISGFVICMSGWGRSLSSFFASRAARLLPAYWVAVVLVTAVFALPVVAYEAVSPSDALVNLTMLQQPLGADRVLGVCWTLWAEVRFYALFALCVVLPGATRRRVILFCACWTLAAALAQAADEPLLDVVLMPEYAPFFIGGIGLYLVHRDRRDACGWGIAAVGFLVGQHYAVRELWNAADPDAFAHRTTAGIVLVVAFGFAAVAAIALGLLNRADWRWLTVAGALTYPFYLVHEHLGWVVIRALHRGAGLDSATTFALTLAAMLLLAWLLNRYVEKPLTPRLRAALSRVR from the coding sequence GTGACCGAGACGGTCGTGACGGCGTCCGCGTCGCAGCCCGCCCCCGCCGCCACCGGGACCCCGGCCGCCCCCGGCCCGGCCCGCCCGCCACGGCGCCCGGCGGGCCCCGCCCGGCTGCGCGCCCTGGACGGGCTGCGCCTGGTGGCCGCGCTGATGGTGGCCCTCTACCACTACGGCGGACGCGGCGGCGCGGTCACCGAGGCATGGGGCACTTCCCCCCGGCACCAGTTCCCCACGCTGCACAACCTCTTCGCCTACGGCTGCCTGGGCGTCCAGATCTTCTTCGTGATCAGCGGCTTCGTGATCTGCATGAGCGGCTGGGGCCGGTCCCTGTCGTCGTTCTTCGCCTCCCGGGCCGCCCGGCTGCTGCCCGCCTACTGGGTGGCGGTGGTCCTGGTGACGGCGGTGTTCGCGCTGCCGGTGGTCGCCTACGAGGCGGTGTCGCCGAGCGACGCGCTGGTGAACCTGACCATGCTCCAGCAGCCGCTCGGCGCCGACCGGGTGCTCGGGGTGTGCTGGACGCTGTGGGCGGAGGTCCGGTTCTACGCGCTGTTCGCGCTGTGCGTGGTCCTGCCGGGGGCGACCCGGCGGCGGGTGATCCTGTTCTGCGCCTGCTGGACGCTGGCGGCGGCGCTCGCCCAGGCCGCCGACGAGCCGCTGCTCGACGTGGTCCTCATGCCCGAGTACGCGCCGTTCTTCATCGGCGGCATCGGCCTGTACCTCGTCCACCGCGACCGGCGGGACGCCTGCGGCTGGGGCATCGCGGCGGTCGGCTTCCTCGTCGGACAGCACTACGCGGTGCGCGAGCTGTGGAACGCGGCCGATCCGGACGCCTTCGCCCACCGCACCACGGCCGGCATCGTCCTCGTCGTCGCCTTCGGCTTCGCGGCGGTCGCGGCGATCGCGCTGGGCCTGCTGAACCGGGCCGACTGGCGCTGGCTGACCGTGGCGGGCGCGCTGACGTACCCGTTCTACCTGGTCCACGAGCACCTCGGCTGGGTGGTGATCCGCGCCCTGCACCGCGGGGCGGGCCTGGACTCGGCGACGACCTTCGCGCTGACCCTGGCCGCGATGCTGCTGCTGGCCTGGCTGCTGAACCGCTACGTCGAGAAGCCGCTGACCCCCCGTTTGCGCGCGGCTCTGTCACGCGTCCGGTGA